The genome window TTATTATCTTTGCGGCGGGTGTCATGGGCCAGAAAATATCCGGGTCGAAACCATGACCCCCAATCTCTTCGGCCAGAAAAAGGGGTATCTTGCCGCCAAACTTCGCGATTACCGGGATAAACAGCGCGTCAATCCGTTTATGAATGGCATCGCGGAAGGGTTGAGCGATCATGATATTGATAATCTGGCTGCTTATTTTTCTAGTTCCGGTAGCACGTCAAAATAATTTTTCCGAGTCTTTCTTTGATTCGTTGGTGAGGAGCGGCATGAAAAAATCTATCACTGTTGTGAATATAAAAAATAGAGCCTAACTTTGTGCCGAGTTTTCATAAGTGAATCAGCCTAACCATCGTGGAAAAATGCTTCTTGTGCCACTACTGAATTCTTTTTTGGGTGCCGGAAAGTGCTTGAGTTATTTCCACGTCAGTTACCTGTGAATACTTATTACGCCATAAAACCGCTTGTGTTATATTCACACCTCGACGGTTTTACTGGGCATGCTCGGAAGTCCAGCCTATTGATCGAGTTACGACGATACGCCCGGTTTTGCCAATAGCGTTATTCAGCTACGAAGCAGCTTTAAAAAAATAGAAAACCAACTTTTGGAATATATGCAATATAAACCATATAAGCTATTACAGCCAAAATCGTAATGATAGTGACAATGTAATCCACCATGGTATATGGTGAATGCTTAATCCTGAGGTGTTGAGTGTGCTTTTTCATCGTATGCTGAAAGTTGCGTAGATTAAAGACGAAATAAAAATCGCTTTCAAAAATACCGCTTCCAATAAACCGAGCCATAACCCGGCTCGCCGAGTCTTGCAAATGCCCACTTCCCAGTTATTAAGTCGTTAAGGAAACGCTGATTTAATCGCCACCTAATTCCATATATTTATTATGGATATAAATTAACCATGGTATAATAATCAATATATTATACTGAAACGGTTTCCGGCGTATGATGAAACAGACCACCCTCCTTGACGTTCTTCTCCAGCAAAAATCGCGTACCACGCGGCGCGAGACTTTTTTGAACGCGATGGATCAGGTAGTTCCCTGGTCTGAACTGGTCGAGCTCATTCAGCCGGTGTATCCCGCTTCCGGACGAGGTCGTCCGCCTATCGGGATCGAAAGGATGTTGCGATTGTATTTCATCCAGCAATGGTACGGCTTTTCCGACGAAGGAACAGAAGATGCGCTTTATGATATGCCCCTATTAAGCCGCTTTGCCGGAATTGACCTGACGCATGAGCGTGTTCCCGATGCTACCACGCTATTGAACTTCCGCCACCTGCTGGAAGAGCATAAGCTGGCGCCGGTGATGCTGGGCCGCATTAATGCGCTTCTTGAAGCGAAAGGATTACTCATGCGCGAAGGAACGATCGTGGATGCCACGTTGATCGCAGCGCCGCCCTCGACCAAAAACAAAAGTGGCGAGCGCGATCCGGAAATGCACCAGACCAAGAAAGGAAATCAGTGGTATTTCGGGATGAAGGCGCATATTGGTGTGGATGCTGAATCGGGACTGGTTCATACGGTTGTCGGTACGTCGGCGCATGTCAGTGATGTGGTGATGACCAGCGAGTTGCTTCATGGTCGGGAACAAGTGGTCATAGCCGATGCCGGTTACATCGGCGTTGAAAAGCGCGAAGAGAATACCGGGAAAACGGTGGAGTGGTTGATCGCCATGAAGCGCGGCAAGCTAAAAGCGATGCCCGAAGGCCGATGGAAAGAAACGGTGCGCGAGATCGAAAAAAAGAAGGCGCAGATTCGTTCGCGTGTCGAGCATCCGTTCCATGTGATCAAGAACCTGTTTCATTATCGCAAGACGCGGTATCGGGGATTGGAAAAGAACACGCATCAACTACAGATTTTGTTCGGGCTTTGTAATTTGTACCGGAGCCAAAAGCGGCTGATGGGGTCGATATGAGGGATTATTGCGCCCTCAATCCGCCCGAAAGGCGGAAAATGCCGGTAAAACCGGTGGTTTTAAGAGGGAACGCATAAAAAATGCGCCAAAATAGAAAATTTAGGCTCAAAAAAATTGCGCACCGGCGCAGCAACCCAGGTTTTGGCTATTAATCAGCGGTTCCTTAAGTCGTTAAGTCGTAGTGCGTTAAATATTAGCTGGAGAAATTGCATCGAGCCATGCGTGAGCATGGTGCAAATATGGCATTCTATTGCGCAAGCAGTTCCGTATATGGCCGACATGAACACAGCTGTAGGGTCAGCTTTATGTGCTGTTCTGCGGCGAGTAGAAATTCATTTTACCGGCGAAAAATCTCGTCGTGGTTTTGCGTTCAATCGTTGTAAAAAATCGCGGAATATAAACAAAAACCCCGGCATTCTGTAAAATGACGGGGTTTTACGTTTTAAAAGTCCAGGCT of Candidatus Methylospira mobilis contains these proteins:
- a CDS encoding c-type cytochrome; translated protein: MTHALIVVVLNVFLVGLSGCSVFEKQAAADTPAAAVDRTAYYLCGGCHGPENIRVETMTPNLFGQKKGYLAAKLRDYRDKQRVNPFMNGIAEGLSDHDIDNLAAYFSSSGSTSK
- a CDS encoding IS5 family transposase, whose amino-acid sequence is MKQTTLLDVLLQQKSRTTRRETFLNAMDQVVPWSELVELIQPVYPASGRGRPPIGIERMLRLYFIQQWYGFSDEGTEDALYDMPLLSRFAGIDLTHERVPDATTLLNFRHLLEEHKLAPVMLGRINALLEAKGLLMREGTIVDATLIAAPPSTKNKSGERDPEMHQTKKGNQWYFGMKAHIGVDAESGLVHTVVGTSAHVSDVVMTSELLHGREQVVIADAGYIGVEKREENTGKTVEWLIAMKRGKLKAMPEGRWKETVREIEKKKAQIRSRVEHPFHVIKNLFHYRKTRYRGLEKNTHQLQILFGLCNLYRSQKRLMGSI